The Pseudomonadota bacterium genomic sequence ACACCGAGATGAGGCCGGCGTCCTCGCTCGGGATGAAGCCCTGTGGCATGACTCCGAACAAGTAGACCGTGCCGGCGAGCATCGCTGCCGCGACCAGCATCGACAGCCACTTGTTCCCCAGCGAGAACCGGAGCATCCGCCCGTACAGCCGGGAGAACGCCTGGAACAGGTTCTCGCTCCAGACGAAGATCCGGTGGTGGCGCACCTCCTTGGGCGGCTTGATGAACCGCGCGGCTAGCATCGGCGTGAGCGTGAGCGACACGACGCCCGAGACGAGCACCGCGACGCCGATCGTGACCGCGAACTCCCTAAACAGCCGCCCGACGATGCCGCCCATGAACAGCACCGGGATGAACACCGCGGCGAGCGACAGCGTCATCGACACGATCGTGAAGCCGACCTCCTTCGAGGCGTCGAGCGCCGCCTGCATCCGCGGCTTGCCCATCTCCATGTGCCGGAAGATGTTCTCGAGCATCACGATCGCGTCGTCGACCACGAAGCCGACCGCGAGCGTCAGCGCCATCATCGACAGGTTGTCGATGCTGAAGTCGAGCACGTACATGACCGAGAACGTGCCCACGACCGCGAGCGGCAGCGCCAGGCTCGGGATCACGGTGGCCGACACGTTTCGCAGGAACAGGAACACGACCATCACGACGAGCGCGAACGTCAGGAGGAGCGTGAACTGCATGTCGTCCGCCGACTTCCGGATCGAGACGCTGCGGTCGAACATCATCTCGAGCGACACCGACGCGGGCAGCTGCTCGCGGAAGGTCGGACGAGCGCCTGGATCGCGGCGGCCACGGCGACGGTGTTCGTCCCCGGCTGCTTCTGGATCGCGAGCATCACCGTGCGCCGCTGCGCGTCCTTGTCGCAGAACCAGGCGGCGGTCTTGTTGTTCTCGACGTCGTCCAGCACGCGGCCGAGCTGCTCGAGCCGCACCGGCGCGCCGTTGCGGTAGGCGACGATTAGCGGCCGGTACGCCGCCGCGTCGTCGAGCTGCCCGTCCGCGCGCACGGCGAACTGCTTGTCCGGGCCGTACAGGATGCCGGTGGGGAGGTTGGCGTTGCCGGTGTCGATGGCGCTCGCCACCTCGTCGATACCGATCCCGCGCGCGGCGAGCTCGCGCGGATCGACCTGCACGCGCACCGCGTACTTCTGCGAGCCGTACACCGACACCTGCGCGACGCCCTCGATCATCGAGATGCGCTGCGCGACGACCGTCTGGCCCCACTCGTCGAGCGAGGAGAGCGTCTGCGTGGGGCTCGTCAGGGCGTAGAAGAGGATCGGGGAGTCCGCCGGGTTCACCTTGCTGAACGACGGCGGCGTCGGCATCGCGGCCGGCAGCAGGCGCTGCGCGCGGGCGATGGCGGACTGCACGTCCTGCGCCGCGGCGTCGATGTCGCGCTCCAGGCTGAACTGCAGCGTGATCTGCGTCGAGCCCTGCTGGCTCACCGAGTTCATCGTGTCGATGCCGGCGATCGTGGTGAACTGCTTCTCGAGCGGCGTCGCCACCGAGGCCGCCATCGTCTCCGGGCTCGCGCCGGGCATGCTCGCCGACACGGAGATCGTCGGGAAGTCGACGTTCGGGATGTCGGCGACCGGGAGCTGCCGGTACGCCATGGCGCCGAAGAACAGCACGGCGATCATCACCAGCGCCGTCATCACCGGGCGCCGGATGAAGATGGCGGAGATGTTCATGGCTTGGGCGGGCCGCCCGGGGCGGCCGTCTTCTCGACGATCCGCGAGCCGGGCTTGAGCCGCAGCTGCCCGTCGGTGACCACGCGCTCGCCCGCCGCGAGCCCCTCCTCGACGATCGCGTCGTCGGCGTACGTCCGCGCCACCTCGACGAACCGGTCCTCCACCGTGCCGTCGGGCTTCGCTACGAACACGTAGGAGCCCTTCTGGCCGGTCTGCACGGCGCGCGCCGGCACGGTGATCGCCCCGGCCTGCACGCTCAGCGTGACCACGACGTTCACGAGCTGCCCGGGCCACAGGCGGCTCTCGGCGTTCTCGAACTCGGCCCAGAGCTTGATCGTCCCGGTCGCCTGATCCACGGCGTTGTCGACGAGCACGACCTTCCCGGTCGCCGGCGTCTCCTCGGCGCCGGGGACGAAGGCGTCGACCCGCGGGGCGGACGCGGCCATCTGCGCCGTGACGCGCGGGAGCTCGCGCTGCGGCAGGGCGAACACCACCTGGATCGGGTGGATCTGGTTGATCGTCACGAGCGGCGCGTCGCCGGCCTTCACGAGGTTCCCGAGGTCGACCAGGAGATCGCCGGTGCGGCCGTCGATCGGGCTGCGGAGGGTGCTGTAGTCGACCTTCAGCTTGGCGCTCCGGATCGCCGCCTGATCGGCGCGCAGCGCGGCGGCGAGCGCCTCGGCGGCGGCGCGGGCGCTCTCGTACTGCTCGGCCGAGACGAGCTTCTGGTCGTAGAGCGCCTTCTGCCGCGTCGCCTCCGCCTGAGCGTTCTCGTACTGGACGCGGTTTCGGGCGAGGTTCGCCTCGGTCAGCTGCTTCTCGGCCCGCGCCGGACGCGGATCGATGGTGAAGAGCAGATCGCCCTGGGCGACGTCCTGGCCCTTCTGGAAGTGGACCCCGACCAGCACGCCGCCGACCTGCGAGCGGATCGCCACGGTCGCGTTCGGCTCCACCGTGCCGAACGCCTCGATCTCCACCGGCACGTCCTTCTGCACGACCTCGGCGAGCAGCACCGGCGCCGGCGGCTCCGGTCCGCCGGGTCCGCCCGGCTTCCCGGCCGCGGCCTCGTCGGTGCCGGTGCAGCCGGCGAGCGGCGCGAGGAGGAGGAGGAGGAGGTCGGTGTGCGCCGGGGCTCTCATCGCGCTCAGGCTAGCGGCCGGGTGCCGTGGGATCAAGGGATTTGTCTCGACGGCGCTCACCACTGCGCGCGGTCCTCAAAGGTCATCTTGTGCTTCTTGGAGTAGGCCCGGCAGGCGGCGCGCGTCCTAAACAGCGTCGGGTGCTCCTCGAGCCCGGTCTTAAGCAGCTCGACATCCGCGAGCGCGGCCTTCACCCTCTCCAACCTCGCGCCCCGCTCGTCCGGTGGGCACGGAATCGAGCAGTCGACGGGCTCCGCGGCGGGCGGCAGGCGGACCGCGGTGCCGCCGGCCATGGCGCGGAAGAAGTGCCCGTCGTGCGACTCGGTCTCCACCCCGACCCGCTCGCGGTCCGCTCGTACTCGTTCTGGAAGCCGCAGACGACGGTCACGTAGCCGGCGAAGGAGATCGAAT encodes the following:
- a CDS encoding efflux RND transporter periplasmic adaptor subunit, with the protein product MRAPAHTDLLLLLLAPLAGCTGTDEAAAGKPGGPGGPEPPAPVLLAEVVQKDVPVEIEAFGTVEPNATVAIRSQVGGVLVGVHFQKGQDVAQGDLLFTIDPRPARAEKQLTEANLARNRVQYENAQAEATRQKALYDQKLVSAEQYESARAAAEALAAALRADQAAIRSAKLKVDYSTLRSPIDGRTGDLLVDLGNLVKAGDAPLVTINQIHPIQVVFALPQRELPRVTAQMAASAPRVDAFVPGAEETPATGKVVLVDNAVDQATGTIKLWAEFENAESRLWPGQLVNVVVTLSVQAGAITVPARAVQTGQKGSYVFVAKPDGTVEDRFVEVARTYADDAIVEEGLAAGERVVTDGQLRLKPGSRIVEKTAAPGGPPKP